A part of Patescibacteria group bacterium genomic DNA contains:
- a CDS encoding tRNA (guanosine(37)-N1)-methyltransferase TrmD, translating to KLKKYEQIILICGRYEGVDERVAKYIADEELSIGDYVLTGGEIPAMVLIDAVSRLIPGVIKKESLKEESFSFKIQNSKFKIHEEYPQYTRPEVFDSGKNKTKWRVPKILLSGNHKEINDWKKKNSRSIEK from the coding sequence AAATTAAAAAAATATGAGCAAATTATTTTAATTTGCGGCAGATATGAAGGAGTAGATGAGAGGGTAGCAAAATATATTGCAGACGAAGAATTATCAATAGGGGATTATGTTTTAACAGGCGGAGAAATTCCAGCAATGGTTCTGATAGATGCTGTGAGCCGATTAATTCCTGGAGTCATAAAAAAAGAGTCGCTAAAAGAGGAATCTTTTAGTTTCAAAATTCAAAATTCAAAATTCAAAATTCATGAGGAGTATCCTCAATATACAAGACCAGAAGTTTTTGATTCAGGGAAGAATAAAACAAAATGGAGAGTTCCTAAGATTTTGCTTTCAGGCAATCATAAAGAAATAAATGATTGGAAGAAGAAAAATAGCAGAAGTATTGAAAAGTAA
- the rpmG gene encoding 50S ribosomal protein L33 translates to MAKKKKAIIRLKCDVCKEINYYTRKSHEATTEGVKLELKKFCNKCRKHTLHKETKK, encoded by the coding sequence ATGGCAAAGAAAAAGAAAGCGATTATACGGTTAAAGTGCGATGTGTGCAAAGAAATCAATTATTATACAAGAAAATCCCATGAAGCCACAACAGAAGGGGTAAAATTGGAATTGAAAAAATTCTGCAACAAATGCCGGAAACACACCCTGCACAAAGAAACCAAGAAATAA